A single region of the Mannheimia bovis genome encodes:
- a CDS encoding DUF4376 domain-containing protein — MHYIFNKHGELVATADVEPNLDDLAGRGEQAVENEQNFTNPILINGKIVEKGIAPSPYHEWNGKKWILPKGQQAVKKAEDIAKMREQINALRDSKINGGVYVEAVGKWIDTDATAERNILSVKASYDLFGDMEIAWTCADNSILMINKAKLMLIWQALMQAKTGNHANALRHKAAVEQAENPLEYDYSDGWSKTYQEFVNEQAN, encoded by the coding sequence GTGCATTATATCTTTAATAAACACGGCGAACTTGTCGCCACCGCTGACGTTGAGCCAAATCTTGATGATTTAGCCGGTCGAGGCGAACAAGCGGTCGAAAATGAGCAAAATTTTACTAATCCGATATTAATTAACGGCAAAATAGTAGAGAAGGGAATAGCACCAAGTCCTTATCACGAATGGAACGGCAAAAAATGGATATTACCGAAAGGGCAACAAGCGGTCAAAAAAGCCGAAGATATTGCAAAAATGCGGGAGCAAATTAATGCCTTGCGTGACAGTAAAATCAATGGTGGCGTGTATGTTGAGGCAGTAGGTAAATGGATTGACACCGATGCCACAGCGGAGCGTAATATCTTATCGGTCAAAGCAAGTTATGATTTATTTGGTGATATGGAGATTGCGTGGACCTGTGCCGATAACTCCATTTTGATGATTAACAAAGCTAAATTGATGTTGATTTGGCAAGCGTTAATGCAAGCCAAAACAGGTAATCACGCTAACGCATTACGCCACAAGGCAGCGGTTGAACAAGCGGAAAACCCGTTGGAGTACGACTATTCTGACGGTTGGAGTAAAACTTATCAGGAGTTTGTTAATGAGCAAGCTAACTAA